The stretch of DNA CAAAAATGGCATTTTAGACAATCGTCCCTTTAAATTTCCACATAATAGTGTACCTTTTTCTTATCAATTcatattaaagatatttttgaaatatacaaTTGCCGTCAATTTTTGCATATGTTCTCTTGGACAGTCCAAGACTTGGACCATAATAACAGTTGTTACGTATCATAATGAAATTAGAAATATGCATCCAATCAGTTTGACCACATCTATTTATGtgttaataagaagaaaaaaagttgaaacGATTCTTTGCTatgttaatatttaatgttCTTATGTAAGTGGCTATGAAAAAATTATCAGGttaaaacattagaaaaattatatagtatatcctgaaattttaatatactaGTGTATATTTATTGTTGGGTTTTAGtgcatatatatgtgtatatgtatatatatatataattttcattaccgtaatttatttcatatttcttatTGTTTATAAGAAATCTGATTCTTATATTTAGACTTATTAATAATAGTTGgacacaaaattaaaagaaagacaCTAAGCTTAATTAACTTAAAAACAATTACTGAAGTTGactatttcaaaataaaaacaataataagtatttgtaaataaatttatcataattaataacatgattattatttgaaaattattcataaagttatacaacaaataactatatataaaaagtataagAACTCATTAGAGAACATGAGATGTCTACATGTGTTCTAACTTCTAACACAGTTAACATAAAATAGATTCaaatatgaattatttaaaataaatttaaatatgaattatttaaaataaatttatctttatattagTCAAAGATTTCAATGACCGTATACAGTACTGTTTTGAGAACAGCATAAGCAAATTATGGAAACTTATGAATCTAACAGAGttggttaaaaattaaaaacccttttTCCTCTCTTTGACTCTTCCTATATAGTAAATAATctgtcatctctctctctctctctctctctctctctcataagcATGTTTGCACCTTTAGGTTCCTATATAAACAATGTCACACACACCCATTTAGTCCCAAACCATAGActcttaactctctctctctctctctctctctctctctctctctctctctctctctctctccttctctttctctgttttgaaaacAGAgcaccaaagaaaaagaaaaacataggaaaattaaaaaaaaatgggcatgatgatgatgattttgggTCTTCTTGTGATCATTGTTTGCATCTGTTCTGCTCTTCTCCGATGGAACCAGATGCGATATTCCAAGAAAGGTCTTCCTCCTGGTACCATGGGCTGGCCAATTTTTGGTGAAACCACTGAGTTTCTCAAACAAGGTCCAGATTTCATGAAAAACCAAAGACTAAGGTATAAAAagtatcattaattttttaaacaaaatcaatcgaAGAGTTCTGAGCCGAGACCCGTAACATTTCTTTCAGATATGGTAGTTTCTTCAAATCTCACATTCTTGGTTGCCCAACAATAGTCTCAATGGACGCAGAGCTAAACAGATACATTCTAATGAATGAATCAAAAGGACTAGTCGCTGGTTATCCACAATCTATGCTCGATATCCTTGGGACATGCAACATAGCCGCGGTTCATGGCCCGAGCCACCGGCTCATGAGAGGGTCGTTGCTCTCTCTAATAAGCCCGGCTATGATGAAAGACCATCTCTTGCCTAAGATTGATGATTTCATGAGAAACTATCTTTGTGGTTGGGATGACCTCGAGGCAGTTGATATCCAAGAAAAGACCAAACATGTACGTTTtttaagcttcttctctctctctttctttctttctttgtttttttttagacattGAATCTGAATCTCGTGTCTATATCCTTTATTGGGGATTTAACGTTTTTAATATGTCAGAGCAATTTATTACTTTTGATAAAAGAACTTTAATTACTATCATTCTTTTGTTAGTAATCCCTTTAATAAATAATGTTGGTCTTAACATTTTCCTCACATattaaaagataatatatatgtatatttgagTATTTTCATATGCCTCTATTTACtcatttttattacatttatgtGTAAGGTTAATTAGGTATGTATCATTCTTAAAGATACCCCTAATTGTTTATGTCTGACTCAAGTTTTTGTATTGTGCAGATGGCATTTTTATCATCGTTGTTACAAATAGCTGAGACTTTGAAAAAACCAGAGGTTGAAGAATATCGAACAGAGTTTTTCAAGCTTGCTGTAGGAACACTATCGGTACCGATTGATCTCCCGGGAACGAATTACCGCTGCGGAATCCAAGTAAGTACTCGAATACCGACATCAAGAAAACGAAAATGcacaaaagtgaaaataatctGACATTTTTCTGGTTGCTTTTCAGGCAAGAAACAACATAGATAGGTTATTGACAGAGCTTATGCAAAAACGAAGAGAGTCTGGAGAGACTTTCACAGATATGTTGGGTTACttgatgaagaaggaagataacCGATACTTGTTAACTGATAAGGAGATAAGAGATCAAGTGGTAACGATCTTGTATTCGGGTTATGAGACTGTCTCTACAACCTCCATGATGGCTCTTAAGTATCTCCATGATCATCCAAAAGCTCTTGATGAACTCAGGGTATGTTCTTAAGAAATAATCACTAAACCGGCTTCATTGATCTGGTCCGGTTAttgacttttttgtttggttatggATTTTGCAGAGAGAACATTTGgctataagagagagaaaacgacCTGACGAACCGCTCACTCTCGACGATATTAAATCGATGAAATTCACACGAGCTGTGAGTATTTTCGtacacaaattaaattatttatattgatttgtttcttgattttgacattgtgtttggaccatttttgtttaatagGTCATCTTTGAGACATCAAGATTGGCAACGATTGTTAACGGTGTCTTGAGGAAaactactcatgacttggaactCAACGGTAagaaattattttcattttgattgttATATTTGTAAggaatttttgttattattactagtttttgtttaatatacttcaaaagagaaaaataaatttggcATGTGGACCTTACATTACATcaattatttacaaattatacCAACCAATCCAGCGAAGCAATCATCTCCCCGTGACCCTCTATGgttttatttcaattatttttgaCAGAGGAGAAGATCATTAACcctttttagttttaactttgCAATCATATAGAGACCAATCATTTATCTGTATTAAATAGTggttatgtttttatataattacagGTTATTTAATCCCAAAAGGTTGGAGAATTTATGTATACACTAGAGAGATTAACTATGATACATCTCTGTATGAAGATCCAATGATCTTTAACCCATGGAGATGGAtggttagtgttttttttttttctttctcttttttatgtgccaatgtgttttgttgtttgaaacCTTGTGGCTCACAAAGAGGGTTTCTTTATGCAGGAAAAGAGTTTAGAATCAAAGAGCTATTTTTTACTCTTTGGAGGTGGAGCAAGACTTTGCCCTGGCAAAgaacttggaatctctgaaGTGTCAAGCTTTCTTCACTACTTTGTTACAAAATACAGGTATGTTCTTTATTAGGCTTAGatcatattttgatattgttcTTGTGATTAATGTTTTTGAGGtctctaatgtttttttttttggatttgtgaaGATGGGAGGAGAAAGGAGGAGAGAAACTAATGGTCTTTCCAAGAGTTTCTGCACCAAAAGGATACCATCTTAAGTGCTCGCCTTACTGACTAGTTTTGTCCTAATATtgaaatatgtgtatataaatcAATTAAAGGTCTTTTTGTTAGGGTTAATTAACCTATTTGATCTTTTAATTCTCTCAAGATCTTAGAGGAGATATGGATAATGTacaaagagagatgaaaatggaatatagaaaatataaaatatttgaaatcttGAGCTCAGTCTCTTGTCTTGTAAATTTGTAAACCATAATTCTTGCATTTCATAATTATTGTCTTCGATCGTTTGTAGTTTAGAATAATGACCATCTTTGTTCCAAATACAACATACTAGGGAGGTACCCGCACTTAAAGCGCGgtaataagattttaataacaACTGTTTTTTAACTTCATGATATGTtacttttctaatttaatatgtaataattgacatatttaaatatattattttatcttttgaaaaagtttaaaatgttttattggattgtcaagaaatttttgtatttgcatatatacCGAAAGATTTATCGTAAATTTTATCCTTTGCCAGTatggtttttacaaataaaGATATACAACAATTATTTGAGTTgtcttatatgtatattttctattaaatatgtGTAACTGACCAAACTATATTAATTATGATCTTTAGATTTAATTGGACGTTTGGTGCTTGTTGAAAGCTCCGGATACCTTTCGGCTAACAACATGcacactgatttttttttttcgaaattgaaaatgaaaagtaAGTTTTCCTATTATGAAACTTTCTTACATATTTATCGtcttaaatttaacaaattccaaaaatttgAAGATATACACGATTAATCCGTCATtcattaatgtataatttattaatctattataGAATAAATTAGAACTTTATGAgaaacatttataaataaatattttcataaatccaagctttattaaaaataaagattctATTATACAATAAgtcataaattaaataattctattgttaataaattaaataagctttaatgttacaaataaaaaaatagattatattaaagaaacaaatattataggaATATTGTAGGGTAAAAAAAttgtcttctctttgatcttgGCTTCCACATCATGTCAAACGGATGAGTTTGAAATTTTAGCATAAGCGATTTCTTTGGCTTGNNNNNNNNNNNNNNNNNNNNNNNNNNNNNNNNNNNNNNNNNNNNNNNNNNNNNNNNNNNNNNNNNNNNNNNNNNNNNNNNNNNNNNNNNNNNNNNNNNNNNNNNNNNNNNNNNNNNNNNNNNNNNNNNNNNNNNNNNNNNNNNNNNNNNNNNNNNNNNNNNNNNNNNNNNNNNNNNNNNNNNNNNNNNNNNNNNNNNNNNNNNNNNNNNNNNNNNNNNNNNNNNNNNNNNNNNNNNNNNNNNNNNNNNNNNNNNNNNNNNNNNNNNNNNNNNNNNNNNNNNNNNNNNNNNNNNNNNNNNNNNNNNNNNNNNNNNNNNNNNNNNNNNNNNNNNNNNNNNNNNNNNNNNNNNNNNNNNNNNNNNNNNNNNNNNNNNNNNNNNNNNNNNNNNNNNNNNNNNNNNNNNNNNNNNNNNNNNNNNNNNNNNNNNNNNNNNNNNNNNNNNNNNNNNNNNNNNNNNNNNNNNNNNNNNNNNNNNNNNNNNNNNNNNNNNNNNNNNNNNNNNNNNNNNNNNNNNNNNNNNNNNNNNNNNNNNNNNNNNNNNNNNNNNNNNNNNNNNNNNNNNNNNNNNNNNNNNNNNNNNNNNNNNNNNNNNNNNNNNNNNNNNNNNNNNNNNNNNNNNNNNNNNNNNNNNNNNNNNNNNNNNNNNNNNNNNNNNNNNNNNNNNNNNNNNNNNNNNNNNNNNNNNNNNNNNNNNNNNNNNNNNNNNNNNNNNNNNNNNNNNNNNNNNNNNNNNNNNNNNNNNNNNNNNNNNNNNNNNNNNNNNNNNNNNNNNNNNNNNNNNNNNNNNNNNNNNNNNNNNNNNNNNNNNNNNNNNNNNNNNNNNNNNNNNNNNNNNNNNNNNNNNNNNNNNNNNNNNNNNNNNNNNNNNNNNNNNNNNNNNNNNNNNNNNNNNNNNNNNNNNNNNNNNNNNNNNNNNNNNNNNNNNNNNNNNNNNNNNNNNNNNNNNNNNNNNNNNNNNNNNNNNNNNNNNNNNNNNNNNNNNNNNNNNNNNNNNNNNNNNNNNNNNNNNNNNNNNNNNNNNNNNNNNNNNNNNNNNNNNNNNNNNNNNNNNNNNNNNNNNNNNNNNNNNNNNNNNNNNNNNNNNNNNNNNNNNNNNNNNNNNNNNNNNNNNNNNNNNNNNNNNNNNTTAAATTGAAGCtcgaatttagttttagttttgcattctGCTTTTGAAAACGTAACGTCTTGCCATCAAAGTAAATTAAGtcatttgataattgctttcttatttatttccaattaaatattagtaatttgttttccataaaattataatctaatagaattcaatttctgattacttttattattattataatcgcTCTCTCTCAATCTATTGGGAATCAACACCCCACCCCATACACTAATTacgcttttaaaaatgttacaacctaaaaatttttctctctactctactctagaATTACTCTCTAACGATGACCACCAgtaaaaatatgattgtttttgggAAGCTCCATACTTTAGAAGAAACAATCTCTTATTCAGCTTTAAATGTCTCTTTCTAGACGAAAATGTAAATAACCTACCTAATCCACAACACACCTATCTCACATactgtatattaaaaacttcCTCTCTAACTACTTTTTTACTTGCTTTCAGACATGCAACTCGCCTATCTAAGTTCGAAGATTTGTTGATTCGGGGAAAGCAGTGTCTCTCTTTGGGAAAAACTTGCCATTGAA from Camelina sativa cultivar DH55 chromosome 9, Cs, whole genome shotgun sequence encodes:
- the LOC104710811 gene encoding cytochrome P450 85A2; the protein is MGMMMMILGLLVIIVCICSALLRWNQMRYSKKGLPPGTMGWPIFGETTEFLKQGPDFMKNQRLRYGSFFKSHILGCPTIVSMDAELNRYILMNESKGLVAGYPQSMLDILGTCNIAAVHGPSHRLMRGSLLSLISPAMMKDHLLPKIDDFMRNYLCGWDDLEAVDIQEKTKHMAFLSSLLQIAETLKKPEVEEYRTEFFKLAVGTLSVPIDLPGTNYRCGIQARNNIDRLLTELMQKRRESGETFTDMLGYLMKKEDNRYLLTDKEIRDQVVTILYSGYETVSTTSMMALKYLHDHPKALDELRREHLAIRERKRPDEPLTLDDIKSMKFTRAVIFETSRLATIVNGVLRKTTHDLELNGYLIPKGWRIYVYTREINYDTSLYEDPMIFNPWRWMEKSLESKSYFLLFGGGARLCPGKELGISEVSSFLHYFVTKYRWEEKGGEKLMVFPRVSAPKGYHLKCSPY